One segment of Triticum aestivum cultivar Chinese Spring chromosome 2A, IWGSC CS RefSeq v2.1, whole genome shotgun sequence DNA contains the following:
- the LOC123191847 gene encoding uncharacterized protein, giving the protein MESSTKKGAARELRVGGARRLGRTGSTETNRSSTPVNRPARCACRRRLVWPAAGPPAVHHGGAGCPQPRPFRRRLHVLAGRLQHLPLTRAEASAVPALRLRRVRAQGGRPVRLYCPSTNATFRVPFPGPPHEKRGFVFSCHGWVFAADEVGDPYLFNPTTGVQAALPPVKTLSGRDENFYDDDGKNVLTLEGVDENGDPRTNILWARDIEYIRVAISSAAEVTACTVLIIHNPDSMLSFAKPGDKQWTLLSDLETGVSDVLYNDKDGLFYVLHNTASISAVDLNGLQPRVTMTMRPTSRMSISDMYLVVAPSGQFLQVWRMQATIDTPLKNHKTYKDIVPYVINDLIELANENGGDRLSETVIEDQQHIDAKEGRHNEVNTTEVLVFKVDMDRQKLVELQHIGDCAIFLGFNAAVCLSTKDTTLEPNCIYLTDDFHHPSCHPMLRKDLGIWNIKKRIMQKLDDVWPIMHSWLDLPAPIWITPSLASPVCLAPPIAGRAATTTRRARRTQCRRELASGVHAGAADGLGLPLVGLQTMAADREGAAVFNYYFWDCVVTMGRIAERTVVRMAHTFRRANMRKCVPFVKRFALILLFLCFPLFILAMPALP; this is encoded by the exons ATGGAGAGCTCGACGAAGAAAGGCGCGGCTCGGGAGCTGAGAGTGGGCGGAGCAAGGAGGCTCGGGCGAACGGGCTCGACGGAGACGAACCGCAGCAGCACTCCG GTCAATCGCCCCGCCAGATGCGCATGCCGCCGCCGATTGGTCTGGCCTGCTGCAGGACCTCCTGCTGTCCATCATGGCGGCGCTGGATGTCCCCAGCCTCGTCCGTTCCGGCGCCGTCTGCACGTCCTGGCGGGACGCCTACAGCACCTTCCGCTTACCCGCGCTGAAGCAAGCGCCGTGCCTGCTCTACGCCTGCGACGAGTACGGGCCCAAGGAGGCCGCCCTGTACGGCTGTACTGCCCCTCCACCAACGCCACCTTCCGTGTCCCCTTCCCCGGCCCACCGCACGAGAAGCGGGGCTTCGTCTTCTCGTGCCACGGCTGGGTGTTCGCTGCCGATGAAGTCGGCGACCCGTACCTCTTCAACCCCACCACCGGCGTCCAGGCTGCGCTCCCACCGGTCAAGACGCTCTCGGGCCGCGATGAGAACTTCTACGACGATGACGGCAAGAATGTCCTCACCCTCGAGGGTGTCGACGAGAACGGAGATCCGAGAACCAACATCCTCTGGGCACGAGATATTGAGTATATCCGGGTCGCCATCTCCTCCGCAGCCGAGGTGACTGCATGCACTGTCCTGATCATACACAATCCAGATTCGATGCTCTCGTTTGCCAAGCCGGGCGATAAGCAGTGGACATTGCTCTCCGACCTTGAAACCGGTGTCAGTGATGTTCTTTACAATGATAAGGACGGCCTGTTCTACGTTCTACATAATACTGCCTCCATCAGTGCTGTGGATCTCAATGGGCTTCAGCCGAGGGTGACCATGACCATGCGTCCCACATCGAGAATGAGCATTTCTGATATGTATCTCGTCGTCGCGCCGTCGGGCCAATTCCTGCAGGTGTGGAGGATGCAGGCTACGATAGATACCCCACTCAAGAATCACAAGACATACAAAGACATTGTGCCGTATGTGATCAATGATCTTATTGAATTGGCAAACGAGAATGGCGGCGACAGGCTTAGTGAAACTGTCATCGAAGACCAACAACACATTGATGCTAAGGAGGGGCGTCATAATGAGGTCAACACGACAGAGGTCCTAGTCTTCAAGGTTGACATGGATAGGCAGAAACTGGTAGAGCTTCAGCACATTGGAGACTGCGCAATCTTCCTTGGGTTCAATGCCGCTGTGTGCCTTTCGACCAAAGACACAACATTGGAACCAAACTGCATCTACCTCACGGATGATTTTCACCATCCATCATGTCACCCAATGTTGCGGAAAGATCTGGGTATCTGGAACATCAAGAAGAGGATTATGCAGAAGCTTGACGATGTGTGGCCAATCATGCATTCTTGGCTAGATTTACCAGCTCCAATTTGGATCACACCGAGTTTAGCATCGCCGGTGTGCTTGGCGCCGCCTATTGCGGGGAGGGCAGCGACCACGACACGACGTGCGAGGAGGACCCAATGCCGGCGTGAACTCGCGAGTGGGGTCCACGCGGGGGCCGCCGATGGCTTAGGATTGCCGCTGGTCGGACTACAAACGATGGCTGCGGACCGGGAGGGGGCGGCGGTTTTCAATTATTATTTTTGGGATTGTGTGGTGACGATGGGTAGGATAGCTGAGCGTACGGTTGTACGTATGGCACACACGTTCCGGCGAGCGAACATGCGAAAGTGCGTACCTTTTGTCAAAAGATTTGCATTGATTCTACTTTTCCTTTGTTTTCCTTTGTTTATACTAGCAATGCCCGCGCTCCCTTGA